The proteins below come from a single Takifugu rubripes chromosome 10, fTakRub1.2, whole genome shotgun sequence genomic window:
- the mak gene encoding serine/threonine-protein kinase MAK isoform X1, which yields MNRYTTLKQLGDGTYGSVLMGRSNESGELVAIKRMKRKFYSWEECMNLREVKALKKLNHANVVKLKEVIRENDHLYFVFEYMKENLYQLMKDRENKMFSENEIRNMMFQVLSGLVFVHKHGFFHRDMKPENLLCMGPELVKIADFGLAREIRSKPPYTDYVSTRWYRAPEVLLRSSNYSSAIDLWAVGCIMAELYTLRPLFPGNSEVDEIFKICQVLGTVKKTDWPEGYQLASAMNFRFPQCVPTHLKTLIPHASNEAIALMRDLLQWDPKKRPTAVQSLRYPYFQVGQILGPHPQSQEVKNARPVPQKQLSEPKPTESKVFTDTRKQQQHPHQPLQQIPLPQTEKPGGVSNAKPSPTGSENTIGGGTGTLKNGRRRWGQSKTRESREELDPPEMSVSTSKKEQRSLKEHQPLPKVQEPLYSFSTLTKLPSHVKISQPDCNLPTSAARQHYLSQSRYLPGLISKNRTSSLDKDLSGMTLRDLWDNSSNNVNKPLAPPLGLSVSRANVGNFVSAKYNLSSAYMPSFQKKEVGSVGQRIQLAPLVGQHTTSLSPSDKPISNSRLSESNEDYEAWKKRADRTEVKGSNYSVLGRTAGNLLSSAAAVQPVHGRVDWTSKYGGNR from the exons ATGAATCGCTACACCACCCTGAAGCAGCTGGGTGACGGCACATACGGCAGCGTGCTGATGGGGAGAAGCAACGAGTCTGGTGAACTAGTCGCTATAAAGAG aatGAAGAGGAAGTTTTATTCATGGGAGGAATGTATGAATCTAAGAGAGGTGAAG GCACTTAAGAAGCTGAACCATGCCAACGTGGTGAAACTGAAAGAGGTTATCCGAGAAAACGATCATCTGTATTTTGTCTTTGAGTATATGAAGGAAAACCTCTACCAGCTCATGAAGGACAg AGAGAACAAGATGTTCTCAGAAAATGAAATTAGGAACATGATGTTTCAAGTGCTGTCTGGGTTGGTTTTTGTACACAAGCATG GTTTCTTCCATCGAGACATGAAACCTGAGAATCTGTTGTGCATGGGGCCAGAGCTGGTCAAAATAGCAGATTTTGGCCTGGCCCGAGAGATCCGCTCCAAACCTCCGTATACAGACTATGTATCGACTAGATG GTACCGAGCTCCAGAGGTGCTGCTCCGCTCTTCTAACTACAGCTCTGCCATTGACCTGTGGGCTGTGGGCTGCATCATGGCTGAGCTCTACACTCTTAGGCCTCTTTTCCCTGGAAACAGTGAAGTCGATGAGATCTTTAAGATCTGCCAAGTCCTGGGCACTGTCAAAAAG ACAGATTGGCCAGAAGGTTACCAGCTCGCTTCTGCTATGAATTTCCGGTTCCCCCAATGTGTTCCAACCCATCTGAAGACCCTCATCCCTCATGCCAGTAATGAGGCCATTGCCTTGATGAGGGACCTGCTGCAATGGGACCCCAAAAAAAGACCCACTGCAGTACAG TCCCTGCGTTACCCATATTTCCAAGTGGGCCAGATCTTAGGACCCCATCCTCAGAGCCAGGAGGTTAAAAACGCTAGGCCGGTCCCGCAGAAGCAGCTCTCCGAGCCCAAGCCCACTGAATCCAAAGTGTTCACTGACACCAGGAAGCAACAGCAACATCCTCACCAGCCTCTTCAGCAGATCCCACTTCCTCAAACTGAGAAACCTGGAGGAGTCAGCAATGCA AAACCATCACCTACAGGCAGTGAGAATACCATCGGTGGTGGGACGGGGACGCTAAAGAATGGGCGTCGTCGCTGGGGACAATCGAAAACCAGAGAAAGCAGGGAGGAGCTTGACCCCCCCGAAATGTCTGTTTCTACCTCcaagaaggagcagaggagcctCAAGGAGCACCAGCCACT GCCCAAGGTCCAGGAACCTCTCTATTCATTCAGCACCCTCACAAAGTTACCCAGCCATGTTAAGATCAGCCAGCCAGACTGCAACCTTCCAACATCTGCTGCTCGACAGCACTACCTAAGCCAGTCCCGATATTTACCAG GGCTGATCAGCAAGAATCGGACGTCTTCCTTGGACAAAGATTTGAGTGGTATGACGCTTCGAGATCTATGGGATAATTCCTCCAACAATGTAAATAAACCACTTGCTCCTCCATTAGGATTATCTGTCAGCAGAGCCAATGTTG GGAACTTTGTAAGCGCCAAATACAACCTCTCTAGTGCTTATATGCCTTCATTCCAAAAGAAAGAGGTGGGCTCCGTGGGGCAGAGAATCCAACTTGCCCCCTTGGTTGGCCAGCATACAA CcagtctgtctccttctgataagCCCATATCTAACTCACGTCTGAGTGAGAGTAATGAAG ATTATGAGGCCTGGAAGAAAAGGGCAGATCGGACAGAGGTGAAAGGGAGCAACTACTCAGTTCTGGGGAGAACTGCTGGGAACCTGCtgagcagtgctgctgctgtacagCCGGTCCACGGCAGGGTGGACTGGACCTCCAAATATGGTGGAAATAGATAG
- the mak gene encoding serine/threonine-protein kinase MAK isoform X7: MNRYTTLKQLGDGTYGSVLMGRSNESGELVAIKRMKRKFYSWEECMNLREVKALKKLNHANVVKLKEVIRENDHLYFVFEYMKENLYQLMKDRKKLFPESVSRNISFQILQGLSFIHKHGFFHRDMKPENLLCMGPELVKIADFGLAREIRSKPPYTDYVSTRWYRAPEVLLRSSNYSSAIDLWAVGCIMAELYTLRPLFPGNSEVDEIFKICQVLGTVKKTDWPEGYQLASAMNFRFPQCVPTHLKTLIPHASNEAIALMRDLLQWDPKKRPTAVQSLRYPYFQVGQILGPHPQSQEVKNARPVPQKQLSEPKPTESKVFTDTRKQQQHPHQPLQQIPLPQTEKPGGVSNAKPSPTGSENTIGGGTGTLKNGRRRWGQSKTRESREELDPPEMSVSTSKKEQRSLKEHQPLPKVQEPLYSFSTLTKLPSHVKISQPDCNLPTSAARQHYLSQSRYLPGLISKNRTSSLDKDLSGMTLRDLWDNSSNNVNKPLAPPLGLSVSRANVGNFVSAKYNLSSAYMPSFQKKEVGSVGQRIQLAPLVGQHTNYEAWKKRADRTEVKGSNYSVLGRTAGNLLSSAAAVQPVHGRVDWTSKYGGNR, from the exons ATGAATCGCTACACCACCCTGAAGCAGCTGGGTGACGGCACATACGGCAGCGTGCTGATGGGGAGAAGCAACGAGTCTGGTGAACTAGTCGCTATAAAGAG aatGAAGAGGAAGTTTTATTCATGGGAGGAATGTATGAATCTAAGAGAGGTGAAG GCACTTAAGAAGCTGAACCATGCCAACGTGGTGAAACTGAAAGAGGTTATCCGAGAAAACGATCATCTGTATTTTGTCTTTGAGTATATGAAGGAAAACCTCTACCAGCTCATGAAGGACAg AAAAAAACTGTTCCCTGAGTCAGTGAGTCGAAATATAAGCTTTCAGATTTTACAAGGCCTGTCATTTATTCACAAACATG GTTTCTTCCATCGAGACATGAAACCTGAGAATCTGTTGTGCATGGGGCCAGAGCTGGTCAAAATAGCAGATTTTGGCCTGGCCCGAGAGATCCGCTCCAAACCTCCGTATACAGACTATGTATCGACTAGATG GTACCGAGCTCCAGAGGTGCTGCTCCGCTCTTCTAACTACAGCTCTGCCATTGACCTGTGGGCTGTGGGCTGCATCATGGCTGAGCTCTACACTCTTAGGCCTCTTTTCCCTGGAAACAGTGAAGTCGATGAGATCTTTAAGATCTGCCAAGTCCTGGGCACTGTCAAAAAG ACAGATTGGCCAGAAGGTTACCAGCTCGCTTCTGCTATGAATTTCCGGTTCCCCCAATGTGTTCCAACCCATCTGAAGACCCTCATCCCTCATGCCAGTAATGAGGCCATTGCCTTGATGAGGGACCTGCTGCAATGGGACCCCAAAAAAAGACCCACTGCAGTACAG TCCCTGCGTTACCCATATTTCCAAGTGGGCCAGATCTTAGGACCCCATCCTCAGAGCCAGGAGGTTAAAAACGCTAGGCCGGTCCCGCAGAAGCAGCTCTCCGAGCCCAAGCCCACTGAATCCAAAGTGTTCACTGACACCAGGAAGCAACAGCAACATCCTCACCAGCCTCTTCAGCAGATCCCACTTCCTCAAACTGAGAAACCTGGAGGAGTCAGCAATGCA AAACCATCACCTACAGGCAGTGAGAATACCATCGGTGGTGGGACGGGGACGCTAAAGAATGGGCGTCGTCGCTGGGGACAATCGAAAACCAGAGAAAGCAGGGAGGAGCTTGACCCCCCCGAAATGTCTGTTTCTACCTCcaagaaggagcagaggagcctCAAGGAGCACCAGCCACT GCCCAAGGTCCAGGAACCTCTCTATTCATTCAGCACCCTCACAAAGTTACCCAGCCATGTTAAGATCAGCCAGCCAGACTGCAACCTTCCAACATCTGCTGCTCGACAGCACTACCTAAGCCAGTCCCGATATTTACCAG GGCTGATCAGCAAGAATCGGACGTCTTCCTTGGACAAAGATTTGAGTGGTATGACGCTTCGAGATCTATGGGATAATTCCTCCAACAATGTAAATAAACCACTTGCTCCTCCATTAGGATTATCTGTCAGCAGAGCCAATGTTG GGAACTTTGTAAGCGCCAAATACAACCTCTCTAGTGCTTATATGCCTTCATTCCAAAAGAAAGAGGTGGGCTCCGTGGGGCAGAGAATCCAACTTGCCCCCTTGGTTGGCCAGCATACAA ATTATGAGGCCTGGAAGAAAAGGGCAGATCGGACAGAGGTGAAAGGGAGCAACTACTCAGTTCTGGGGAGAACTGCTGGGAACCTGCtgagcagtgctgctgctgtacagCCGGTCCACGGCAGGGTGGACTGGACCTCCAAATATGGTGGAAATAGATAG
- the mak gene encoding serine/threonine-protein kinase MAK isoform X3 has translation MNRYTTLKQLGDGTYGSVLMGRSNESGELVAIKRMKRKFYSWEECMNLREVKALKKLNHANVVKLKEVIRENDHLYFVFEYMKENLYQLMKDRENKMFSENEIRNMMFQVLSGLVFVHKHGFFHRDMKPENLLCMGPELVKIADFGLAREIRSKPPYTDYVSTRWYRAPEVLLRSSNYSSAIDLWAVGCIMAELYTLRPLFPGNSEVDEIFKICQVLGTVKKTDWPEGYQLASAMNFRFPQCVPTHLKTLIPHASNEAIALMRDLLQWDPKKRPTAVQSLRYPYFQVGQILGPHPQSQEVKNARPVPQKQLSEPKPTESKVFTDTRKQQQHPHQPLQQIPLPQTEKPGGVSNAKPSPTGSENTIGGGTGTLKNGRRRWGQSKTRESREELDPPEMSVSTSKKEQRSLKEHQPLPKVQEPLYSFSTLTKLPSHVKISQPDCNLPTSAARQHYLSQSRYLPGLISKNRTSSLDKDLSGMTLRDLWDNSSNNVNKPLAPPLGLSVSRANVGNFVSAKYNLSSAYMPSFQKKEVGSVGQRIQLAPLVGQHTNYEAWKKRADRTEVKGSNYSVLGRTAGNLLSSAAAVQPVHGRVDWTSKYGGNR, from the exons ATGAATCGCTACACCACCCTGAAGCAGCTGGGTGACGGCACATACGGCAGCGTGCTGATGGGGAGAAGCAACGAGTCTGGTGAACTAGTCGCTATAAAGAG aatGAAGAGGAAGTTTTATTCATGGGAGGAATGTATGAATCTAAGAGAGGTGAAG GCACTTAAGAAGCTGAACCATGCCAACGTGGTGAAACTGAAAGAGGTTATCCGAGAAAACGATCATCTGTATTTTGTCTTTGAGTATATGAAGGAAAACCTCTACCAGCTCATGAAGGACAg AGAGAACAAGATGTTCTCAGAAAATGAAATTAGGAACATGATGTTTCAAGTGCTGTCTGGGTTGGTTTTTGTACACAAGCATG GTTTCTTCCATCGAGACATGAAACCTGAGAATCTGTTGTGCATGGGGCCAGAGCTGGTCAAAATAGCAGATTTTGGCCTGGCCCGAGAGATCCGCTCCAAACCTCCGTATACAGACTATGTATCGACTAGATG GTACCGAGCTCCAGAGGTGCTGCTCCGCTCTTCTAACTACAGCTCTGCCATTGACCTGTGGGCTGTGGGCTGCATCATGGCTGAGCTCTACACTCTTAGGCCTCTTTTCCCTGGAAACAGTGAAGTCGATGAGATCTTTAAGATCTGCCAAGTCCTGGGCACTGTCAAAAAG ACAGATTGGCCAGAAGGTTACCAGCTCGCTTCTGCTATGAATTTCCGGTTCCCCCAATGTGTTCCAACCCATCTGAAGACCCTCATCCCTCATGCCAGTAATGAGGCCATTGCCTTGATGAGGGACCTGCTGCAATGGGACCCCAAAAAAAGACCCACTGCAGTACAG TCCCTGCGTTACCCATATTTCCAAGTGGGCCAGATCTTAGGACCCCATCCTCAGAGCCAGGAGGTTAAAAACGCTAGGCCGGTCCCGCAGAAGCAGCTCTCCGAGCCCAAGCCCACTGAATCCAAAGTGTTCACTGACACCAGGAAGCAACAGCAACATCCTCACCAGCCTCTTCAGCAGATCCCACTTCCTCAAACTGAGAAACCTGGAGGAGTCAGCAATGCA AAACCATCACCTACAGGCAGTGAGAATACCATCGGTGGTGGGACGGGGACGCTAAAGAATGGGCGTCGTCGCTGGGGACAATCGAAAACCAGAGAAAGCAGGGAGGAGCTTGACCCCCCCGAAATGTCTGTTTCTACCTCcaagaaggagcagaggagcctCAAGGAGCACCAGCCACT GCCCAAGGTCCAGGAACCTCTCTATTCATTCAGCACCCTCACAAAGTTACCCAGCCATGTTAAGATCAGCCAGCCAGACTGCAACCTTCCAACATCTGCTGCTCGACAGCACTACCTAAGCCAGTCCCGATATTTACCAG GGCTGATCAGCAAGAATCGGACGTCTTCCTTGGACAAAGATTTGAGTGGTATGACGCTTCGAGATCTATGGGATAATTCCTCCAACAATGTAAATAAACCACTTGCTCCTCCATTAGGATTATCTGTCAGCAGAGCCAATGTTG GGAACTTTGTAAGCGCCAAATACAACCTCTCTAGTGCTTATATGCCTTCATTCCAAAAGAAAGAGGTGGGCTCCGTGGGGCAGAGAATCCAACTTGCCCCCTTGGTTGGCCAGCATACAA ATTATGAGGCCTGGAAGAAAAGGGCAGATCGGACAGAGGTGAAAGGGAGCAACTACTCAGTTCTGGGGAGAACTGCTGGGAACCTGCtgagcagtgctgctgctgtacagCCGGTCCACGGCAGGGTGGACTGGACCTCCAAATATGGTGGAAATAGATAG
- the mak gene encoding serine/threonine-protein kinase MAK isoform X4, which translates to MNRYTTLKQLGDGTYGSVLMGRSNESGELVAIKRMKRKFYSWEECMNLREVKALKKLNHANVVKLKEVIRENDHLYFVFEYMKENLYQLMKDRENKMFSENEIRNMMFQVLSGLVFVHKHGFFHRDMKPENLLCMGPELVKIADFGLAREIRSKPPYTDYVSTRWYRAPEVLLRSSNYSSAIDLWAVGCIMAELYTLRPLFPGNSEVDEIFKICQVLGTVKKTDWPEGYQLASAMNFRFPQCVPTHLKTLIPHASNEAIALMRDLLQWDPKKRPTAVQSLRYPYFQVGQILGPHPQSQEVKNARPVPQKQLSEPKPTESKVFTDTRKQQQHPHQPLQQIPLPQTEKPGGVSNAKPSPTGSENTIGGGTGTLKNGRRRWGQSKTRESREELDPPEMSVSTSKKEQRSLKEHQPLPKVQEPLYSFSTLTKLPSHVKISQPDCNLPTSAARQHYLSQSRYLPGLISKNRTSSLDKDLSGLSVSRANVGNFVSAKYNLSSAYMPSFQKKEVGSVGQRIQLAPLVGQHTTSLSPSDKPISNSRLSESNEDYEAWKKRADRTEVKGSNYSVLGRTAGNLLSSAAAVQPVHGRVDWTSKYGGNR; encoded by the exons ATGAATCGCTACACCACCCTGAAGCAGCTGGGTGACGGCACATACGGCAGCGTGCTGATGGGGAGAAGCAACGAGTCTGGTGAACTAGTCGCTATAAAGAG aatGAAGAGGAAGTTTTATTCATGGGAGGAATGTATGAATCTAAGAGAGGTGAAG GCACTTAAGAAGCTGAACCATGCCAACGTGGTGAAACTGAAAGAGGTTATCCGAGAAAACGATCATCTGTATTTTGTCTTTGAGTATATGAAGGAAAACCTCTACCAGCTCATGAAGGACAg AGAGAACAAGATGTTCTCAGAAAATGAAATTAGGAACATGATGTTTCAAGTGCTGTCTGGGTTGGTTTTTGTACACAAGCATG GTTTCTTCCATCGAGACATGAAACCTGAGAATCTGTTGTGCATGGGGCCAGAGCTGGTCAAAATAGCAGATTTTGGCCTGGCCCGAGAGATCCGCTCCAAACCTCCGTATACAGACTATGTATCGACTAGATG GTACCGAGCTCCAGAGGTGCTGCTCCGCTCTTCTAACTACAGCTCTGCCATTGACCTGTGGGCTGTGGGCTGCATCATGGCTGAGCTCTACACTCTTAGGCCTCTTTTCCCTGGAAACAGTGAAGTCGATGAGATCTTTAAGATCTGCCAAGTCCTGGGCACTGTCAAAAAG ACAGATTGGCCAGAAGGTTACCAGCTCGCTTCTGCTATGAATTTCCGGTTCCCCCAATGTGTTCCAACCCATCTGAAGACCCTCATCCCTCATGCCAGTAATGAGGCCATTGCCTTGATGAGGGACCTGCTGCAATGGGACCCCAAAAAAAGACCCACTGCAGTACAG TCCCTGCGTTACCCATATTTCCAAGTGGGCCAGATCTTAGGACCCCATCCTCAGAGCCAGGAGGTTAAAAACGCTAGGCCGGTCCCGCAGAAGCAGCTCTCCGAGCCCAAGCCCACTGAATCCAAAGTGTTCACTGACACCAGGAAGCAACAGCAACATCCTCACCAGCCTCTTCAGCAGATCCCACTTCCTCAAACTGAGAAACCTGGAGGAGTCAGCAATGCA AAACCATCACCTACAGGCAGTGAGAATACCATCGGTGGTGGGACGGGGACGCTAAAGAATGGGCGTCGTCGCTGGGGACAATCGAAAACCAGAGAAAGCAGGGAGGAGCTTGACCCCCCCGAAATGTCTGTTTCTACCTCcaagaaggagcagaggagcctCAAGGAGCACCAGCCACT GCCCAAGGTCCAGGAACCTCTCTATTCATTCAGCACCCTCACAAAGTTACCCAGCCATGTTAAGATCAGCCAGCCAGACTGCAACCTTCCAACATCTGCTGCTCGACAGCACTACCTAAGCCAGTCCCGATATTTACCAG GGCTGATCAGCAAGAATCGGACGTCTTCCTTGGACAAAGATTTGAGTG GATTATCTGTCAGCAGAGCCAATGTTG GGAACTTTGTAAGCGCCAAATACAACCTCTCTAGTGCTTATATGCCTTCATTCCAAAAGAAAGAGGTGGGCTCCGTGGGGCAGAGAATCCAACTTGCCCCCTTGGTTGGCCAGCATACAA CcagtctgtctccttctgataagCCCATATCTAACTCACGTCTGAGTGAGAGTAATGAAG ATTATGAGGCCTGGAAGAAAAGGGCAGATCGGACAGAGGTGAAAGGGAGCAACTACTCAGTTCTGGGGAGAACTGCTGGGAACCTGCtgagcagtgctgctgctgtacagCCGGTCCACGGCAGGGTGGACTGGACCTCCAAATATGGTGGAAATAGATAG
- the mak gene encoding serine/threonine-protein kinase MAK isoform X2 encodes MNRYTTLKQLGDGTYGSVLMGRSNESGELVAIKRMKRKFYSWEECMNLREVKALKKLNHANVVKLKEVIRENDHLYFVFEYMKENLYQLMKDRKKLFPESVSRNISFQILQGLSFIHKHGFFHRDMKPENLLCMGPELVKIADFGLAREIRSKPPYTDYVSTRWYRAPEVLLRSSNYSSAIDLWAVGCIMAELYTLRPLFPGNSEVDEIFKICQVLGTVKKTDWPEGYQLASAMNFRFPQCVPTHLKTLIPHASNEAIALMRDLLQWDPKKRPTAVQSLRYPYFQVGQILGPHPQSQEVKNARPVPQKQLSEPKPTESKVFTDTRKQQQHPHQPLQQIPLPQTEKPGGVSNAKPSPTGSENTIGGGTGTLKNGRRRWGQSKTRESREELDPPEMSVSTSKKEQRSLKEHQPLPKVQEPLYSFSTLTKLPSHVKISQPDCNLPTSAARQHYLSQSRYLPGLISKNRTSSLDKDLSGMTLRDLWDNSSNNVNKPLAPPLGLSVSRANVGNFVSAKYNLSSAYMPSFQKKEVGSVGQRIQLAPLVGQHTTSLSPSDKPISNSRLSESNEDYEAWKKRADRTEVKGSNYSVLGRTAGNLLSSAAAVQPVHGRVDWTSKYGGNR; translated from the exons ATGAATCGCTACACCACCCTGAAGCAGCTGGGTGACGGCACATACGGCAGCGTGCTGATGGGGAGAAGCAACGAGTCTGGTGAACTAGTCGCTATAAAGAG aatGAAGAGGAAGTTTTATTCATGGGAGGAATGTATGAATCTAAGAGAGGTGAAG GCACTTAAGAAGCTGAACCATGCCAACGTGGTGAAACTGAAAGAGGTTATCCGAGAAAACGATCATCTGTATTTTGTCTTTGAGTATATGAAGGAAAACCTCTACCAGCTCATGAAGGACAg AAAAAAACTGTTCCCTGAGTCAGTGAGTCGAAATATAAGCTTTCAGATTTTACAAGGCCTGTCATTTATTCACAAACATG GTTTCTTCCATCGAGACATGAAACCTGAGAATCTGTTGTGCATGGGGCCAGAGCTGGTCAAAATAGCAGATTTTGGCCTGGCCCGAGAGATCCGCTCCAAACCTCCGTATACAGACTATGTATCGACTAGATG GTACCGAGCTCCAGAGGTGCTGCTCCGCTCTTCTAACTACAGCTCTGCCATTGACCTGTGGGCTGTGGGCTGCATCATGGCTGAGCTCTACACTCTTAGGCCTCTTTTCCCTGGAAACAGTGAAGTCGATGAGATCTTTAAGATCTGCCAAGTCCTGGGCACTGTCAAAAAG ACAGATTGGCCAGAAGGTTACCAGCTCGCTTCTGCTATGAATTTCCGGTTCCCCCAATGTGTTCCAACCCATCTGAAGACCCTCATCCCTCATGCCAGTAATGAGGCCATTGCCTTGATGAGGGACCTGCTGCAATGGGACCCCAAAAAAAGACCCACTGCAGTACAG TCCCTGCGTTACCCATATTTCCAAGTGGGCCAGATCTTAGGACCCCATCCTCAGAGCCAGGAGGTTAAAAACGCTAGGCCGGTCCCGCAGAAGCAGCTCTCCGAGCCCAAGCCCACTGAATCCAAAGTGTTCACTGACACCAGGAAGCAACAGCAACATCCTCACCAGCCTCTTCAGCAGATCCCACTTCCTCAAACTGAGAAACCTGGAGGAGTCAGCAATGCA AAACCATCACCTACAGGCAGTGAGAATACCATCGGTGGTGGGACGGGGACGCTAAAGAATGGGCGTCGTCGCTGGGGACAATCGAAAACCAGAGAAAGCAGGGAGGAGCTTGACCCCCCCGAAATGTCTGTTTCTACCTCcaagaaggagcagaggagcctCAAGGAGCACCAGCCACT GCCCAAGGTCCAGGAACCTCTCTATTCATTCAGCACCCTCACAAAGTTACCCAGCCATGTTAAGATCAGCCAGCCAGACTGCAACCTTCCAACATCTGCTGCTCGACAGCACTACCTAAGCCAGTCCCGATATTTACCAG GGCTGATCAGCAAGAATCGGACGTCTTCCTTGGACAAAGATTTGAGTGGTATGACGCTTCGAGATCTATGGGATAATTCCTCCAACAATGTAAATAAACCACTTGCTCCTCCATTAGGATTATCTGTCAGCAGAGCCAATGTTG GGAACTTTGTAAGCGCCAAATACAACCTCTCTAGTGCTTATATGCCTTCATTCCAAAAGAAAGAGGTGGGCTCCGTGGGGCAGAGAATCCAACTTGCCCCCTTGGTTGGCCAGCATACAA CcagtctgtctccttctgataagCCCATATCTAACTCACGTCTGAGTGAGAGTAATGAAG ATTATGAGGCCTGGAAGAAAAGGGCAGATCGGACAGAGGTGAAAGGGAGCAACTACTCAGTTCTGGGGAGAACTGCTGGGAACCTGCtgagcagtgctgctgctgtacagCCGGTCCACGGCAGGGTGGACTGGACCTCCAAATATGGTGGAAATAGATAG
- the mak gene encoding serine/threonine-protein kinase MAK isoform X5, whose amino-acid sequence MNRYTTLKQLGDGTYGSVLMGRSNESGELVAIKRMKRKFYSWEECMNLREVKALKKLNHANVVKLKEVIRENDHLYFVFEYMKENLYQLMKDRENKMFSENEIRNMMFQVLSGLVFVHKHGFFHRDMKPENLLCMGPELVKIADFGLAREIRSKPPYTDYVSTRWYRAPEVLLRSSNYSSAIDLWAVGCIMAELYTLRPLFPGNSEVDEIFKICQVLGTVKKTDWPEGYQLASAMNFRFPQCVPTHLKTLIPHASNEAIALMRDLLQWDPKKRPTAVQSLRYPYFQVGQILGPHPQSQEVKNARPVPQKQLSEPKPTESKVFTDTRKQQQHPHQPLQQIPLPQTEKPGGVSNAKPSPTGSENTIGGGTGTLKNGRRRWGQSKTRESREELDPPEMSVSTSKKEQRSLKEHQPLPKVQEPLYSFSTLTKLPSHVKISQPDCNLPTSAARQHYLSQSRYLPGLISKNRTSSLDKDLSGNFVSAKYNLSSAYMPSFQKKEVGSVGQRIQLAPLVGQHTTSLSPSDKPISNSRLSESNEDYEAWKKRADRTEVKGSNYSVLGRTAGNLLSSAAAVQPVHGRVDWTSKYGGNR is encoded by the exons ATGAATCGCTACACCACCCTGAAGCAGCTGGGTGACGGCACATACGGCAGCGTGCTGATGGGGAGAAGCAACGAGTCTGGTGAACTAGTCGCTATAAAGAG aatGAAGAGGAAGTTTTATTCATGGGAGGAATGTATGAATCTAAGAGAGGTGAAG GCACTTAAGAAGCTGAACCATGCCAACGTGGTGAAACTGAAAGAGGTTATCCGAGAAAACGATCATCTGTATTTTGTCTTTGAGTATATGAAGGAAAACCTCTACCAGCTCATGAAGGACAg AGAGAACAAGATGTTCTCAGAAAATGAAATTAGGAACATGATGTTTCAAGTGCTGTCTGGGTTGGTTTTTGTACACAAGCATG GTTTCTTCCATCGAGACATGAAACCTGAGAATCTGTTGTGCATGGGGCCAGAGCTGGTCAAAATAGCAGATTTTGGCCTGGCCCGAGAGATCCGCTCCAAACCTCCGTATACAGACTATGTATCGACTAGATG GTACCGAGCTCCAGAGGTGCTGCTCCGCTCTTCTAACTACAGCTCTGCCATTGACCTGTGGGCTGTGGGCTGCATCATGGCTGAGCTCTACACTCTTAGGCCTCTTTTCCCTGGAAACAGTGAAGTCGATGAGATCTTTAAGATCTGCCAAGTCCTGGGCACTGTCAAAAAG ACAGATTGGCCAGAAGGTTACCAGCTCGCTTCTGCTATGAATTTCCGGTTCCCCCAATGTGTTCCAACCCATCTGAAGACCCTCATCCCTCATGCCAGTAATGAGGCCATTGCCTTGATGAGGGACCTGCTGCAATGGGACCCCAAAAAAAGACCCACTGCAGTACAG TCCCTGCGTTACCCATATTTCCAAGTGGGCCAGATCTTAGGACCCCATCCTCAGAGCCAGGAGGTTAAAAACGCTAGGCCGGTCCCGCAGAAGCAGCTCTCCGAGCCCAAGCCCACTGAATCCAAAGTGTTCACTGACACCAGGAAGCAACAGCAACATCCTCACCAGCCTCTTCAGCAGATCCCACTTCCTCAAACTGAGAAACCTGGAGGAGTCAGCAATGCA AAACCATCACCTACAGGCAGTGAGAATACCATCGGTGGTGGGACGGGGACGCTAAAGAATGGGCGTCGTCGCTGGGGACAATCGAAAACCAGAGAAAGCAGGGAGGAGCTTGACCCCCCCGAAATGTCTGTTTCTACCTCcaagaaggagcagaggagcctCAAGGAGCACCAGCCACT GCCCAAGGTCCAGGAACCTCTCTATTCATTCAGCACCCTCACAAAGTTACCCAGCCATGTTAAGATCAGCCAGCCAGACTGCAACCTTCCAACATCTGCTGCTCGACAGCACTACCTAAGCCAGTCCCGATATTTACCAG GGCTGATCAGCAAGAATCGGACGTCTTCCTTGGACAAAGATTTGAGTG GGAACTTTGTAAGCGCCAAATACAACCTCTCTAGTGCTTATATGCCTTCATTCCAAAAGAAAGAGGTGGGCTCCGTGGGGCAGAGAATCCAACTTGCCCCCTTGGTTGGCCAGCATACAA CcagtctgtctccttctgataagCCCATATCTAACTCACGTCTGAGTGAGAGTAATGAAG ATTATGAGGCCTGGAAGAAAAGGGCAGATCGGACAGAGGTGAAAGGGAGCAACTACTCAGTTCTGGGGAGAACTGCTGGGAACCTGCtgagcagtgctgctgctgtacagCCGGTCCACGGCAGGGTGGACTGGACCTCCAAATATGGTGGAAATAGATAG